The Pseudomonas sp. FP2309 genomic sequence CAAACGGCACCGGGCCAAAACCCTGGGCCAGGTCATCTTCGCTCAAGGCATTCGGGGTCAGCGGCGCGTTTTTCTTGTCCGCCAGCAACAGGCGCAGGTTGGCGCGGCTGTCATTGCCGGGGCTGAGGAACGGCAGGTTATTGCACGGGTCGAGGCTGTCACGCGACACCCGCCAATCCGGGTAGCACGAATCATCCGAGCTGGCGTGGGCCTGCAGGGAAATACCGGCCAGCAGAGCCAATGTCAGGGGTGACAGAAAACCGATGCGCATGACGTGTCCTTGATCCTGGGTCCTTGGAGGGCGCCAATAGTAGCCTGATCCGACCTTGGCTTTGGTGAAGGCCTACACAAATCGCAGAATTGTCCGACTGGGAAAGTAGCTATTTGATCTCGCTGGCCTAGACTGCGCTTATGCTCAGGGAGAGACGTTTATGAAGTTGTTGCATGGATGGCTGTTGAGTGTTTGCTGCCTGATGGGCGCTGTGCCGACGGTGATGGCGGACGATCCGTTGCTGGATCAACCGGCCACGACCGCCGCGAGCACCGGCAGCGAAGCGCGAGGTGTATTGCGCGCTCGCGACCAAGCGATGCTGGCCAGCGAGTTGTCCGGGCGCATTGTCGATCTGCCGTTCAGCGAGGGTGAGTCCTTCAAGAAGGGCGACACCCTGGCGCGTTTCGACTGTTCGGCCTATCAAGCGCAACTCAATGCCGCATCGGCGGCCAGTCGCGGCGCCGGTGAAGAGCTGGCCCACAATAAACAGTTGGCGGCGCTCAATTCCGTCGGCCGCTTCGAAGTGGCACGCGCGCAAGCCAAACTCACTGAAACCCAGGCCCAGTCCCAGGTCTATCAGGTGCAGGTCAAGCGTTGCAGCGTGCTGGCGCCGTATGACGGCCAAGTGGTGCAGCGCAAAGTGCAACGCTATGAAAGCGTCTCGGCGGGCTCGCCGTTGCTGGAAATCGTCGACAACCGCAGCCTGGAGATCCACTTACTGGTGCCGTCGCGCTGGATGGGCAAGCTCAAGCCAGGGCAGGCGTTCACCTTCACCCCCGATGAAACCGGCCAAGCGTTCAACGCCACCGTCAAACGTCTGGGCGCACGCATTGACGAGGGCAGCCAGACCCTGTTGCTGGTGGCCACGGTGTCCAATGCCAGCGGGCTGATGTCCGGCATGAGCGGCACCGCCCACTTCGCACAACTGCAATGAACGCACCGTTGCCAGGCAATACCGAGCGGGTGTTCGCCCAATTTCTTGAGCTTGAACGCCAGACCCGTGCCGCGCGCAGCACCGAGCAACTGGCCTACAGCCTGGTTAATGACGGCCAGCCGCTGTTCGGCTACCGCCATGCGGCGCTGATAATCGCCGGCAAGGTGCAGGCGGTGACTGCTGTGAGCAGCGTCGATCCGAGCGCGCCGTTTGTGGCGTTCGTCGAGCAGGCCGTGGCGCAATTGCACAAGCAGGCGCTGGGCCAGACCGCCCGTGTGGTGCCCGCCGATCTATTGAGTGCGCAGGTGCAGGCCGACTGGCAGAGTTTGTCGGCCGGGCACGTGTTCTGGTTGCCGTTGATTGGCCCCCAAGGCCGCGTGTTCGGCGGCGTGTGGCTGGCGCGGGATACGCCGTGGAACCCGGCCGAGCAGGTGCTGCTGGCGCAATTGGGCGACACCTACAGTCATGCCTGGCTCGCGTTGCAACCCCGCCAGCCATGGCGCTTGCGCCTGACCCGTAAGCGTCGGGCCTTGATAGTGGTGGCGTTGCTGCTGTTGTTGTCGATCCCGGTACGCCAGTCGGTGCTGGCGCCCGCCGAAGTGGTGCCGCTGGCCGGGCAAGTGGTGGCGGCGCCATTGGACGGCGTGATTGCTGAATTTCTGGTCAAACCCAACCAACCGGTCAAGCGCGGTGACCTGCTGCTGCGCTTTGAAAGCACCACCCTCACGGCCCAGGCCGACGTGGCTGCGCGTGCATTGGGCGTGGCCGAAGCGGAGCTTAAGGCCAATGCCCAGCGGGCATTTGCCGACGCCGAATCCAGCTCGCGCATTGACTTGCTCGCCGCGCGCGTCGAGCAAAAGCGTGCCGAACGTGACTATGCCCGCGAGTTGCTCAAGCGCAGCGAAGTGCGCGCCGAGCGCGATGGTATCGCGGTGTTCGCCGATGCCGAGCGCTGGCTCGGCAAACCGGTGCAGACCGGCGAGCGCCTGTTGCAGATCGCCGATCCCGGCCAGGCCGAGCTGCGCATCGAACTGGCGGTGGGCGATGCGATTGCCCTGGCGCCGAACGCCCAAGTCGCGCTGTTTCTCGACAGCGACCCGTTGCACCGCCATCTGGCGACCCTGCAACGCGCCGCCTACGAAGCCCAGCCCACCCCTGGCGGGCAACTGGCCTATCGCCTGGACGCGCTGTTCGACGACGCACCGCCGCGTATCGGCCTGCGCGGCACCGCGAAAATCTTTGGCGAGCGCGCGCCGCTGGCCTTGTACCTGTTGCGTCGACCATTGGCGGGCCTGCGCCAGAGCGTGGGGCTTTGATGAACCTGCCCAAACTGCGTGAGGACCTGCAACTGTCCAGCGCCGGTGCGGCTCTGGATGGCTCGCCGCGCTGGACTCTGGCCGACCCGGTGCGTGGGCGCTACTTCAAGCTGGGGGCGACCGCCATTCGGCTGCTACGCCACTGGTCGTTGGGAGATGCGCAAAAAGTCTTGCAAGCCGCCAACTGCGAGCCGGGCTTGCCGCTGGGTGGCCGCGAAGTGGACGAATTACTGAGTTTTTTGCGGGCCCATGACCTGATCGCCGCGCTGGACCCCGAACAGCGCGCCAGTTACCTGTACAAAGCCGCTGCGCGCAAGCAAAGCCTGTGGCAAGTGCTGCTGCACCAATACCTGTTTTTCCGCATCCCGCTGTGGCGCCCGGACGCTTTTCTCAACCGCGCCTGGCCGTGGCTGGCGCGCTTTGGGCCGGGCCTGCTGCGCTACGGTTTGCCCATCGTGCTGGGCCTGGGGGGGTTTCTGGTTGCGCGGGACTGGCAGCGATTCCTGGCGACGTTCCCGCACCTGTTCAGCCTGGGCGGCGCGCTGGCGTTCGGGGTGGCGCTGTTTTTTGCCAAGCTGTGCCACGAGTTCGGGCATGCGTTCATGGCCAAGCGCGCCGGATGTCGGGTGCAGAGCATGGGCGTGGCGTTCATGGTGTTGCTGCCGATGTTTTACACCGACGTCAGCGACGCCTGGCGCGTGAATGATCGCCGCTCGCGCTTGATGATCGGTGCCGGTGGCGTGATGGCGGAGTTGCTGCTTGCCTGCGTTGCCCTGCTGGCCTGGTCGCTGCTGCCCGACGGCCCCGCGCGCACTGCCGCGTTCATGCTGGCCAGCGCCACGTGGCTGACCACCCTGGCGATCAACCTCAACCCGTTCATGCGTTTTGATGGTTACTTTTTGATCAGTGATCTGTGGGGCGTGGATAACCTGCAAGGTCGTGCCTTCGCCCTGTGCCGCTGGCGCTTGCGCGAGCTGTTGTTCGGTTACGGTGAACCGGCGCCGGAGCCCTGGTCGCTGACGATGCAACGGCGCCTGTTGTGGTGGGGCTACCTGGCCTGGCTGTGGCGGGCGGCCTTGTTCCTGGGGATTGCGCTGGCGGTGTATCACCTGTTTTTCAAGCTGCTCGGGATCTTCCTGATGCTGGTGGAGCTGGTGTGGTTCATCTTCCTGCCGGTGTTCAAGGAGTGGCGTGAATGGTGGAGCCGACGCAGCCAGGCCCATGCACCGAGGGTTGTCGTCACCGGGCTGGGTTTGCTGCTGATCGTGCTGGCGTTGGTGGTGCCGTGGCGCAGTGCAGTCGAGCTGCCGACGATGCTCGAAGCTGGCCGCGCCAGCGCCTTGCATGCGCCGGTGGCCGCGCGGGTCAAGGCGTTGCACGTGGTGGATGGTCAGGTGGTGAGCCAGGGTCAGGTGCTGATCGAATTGGAGTCTGCCGACCTGGACGCCCGGCAAAGCATCGTACGTCGTGAAGTGGAGATCCTGCAGTTGCAGATGCGTCGCCAGGCGGGACGCAGCGAAACCGCGGCGGATGCCGGCATTAACGATCAGCGGCTGTCCCAGGCCCTGGCCGAATACCGGGGCCTGGCCGCCCAGCGTGAGCGCCTGTTGTTACGCGCGCCCCATGCCGGGACCGTGCGCGATGTGTTACCGCAATTGAGCACAGGCCGCTGGCTGTCGCCCAAGGACGCGTTGGCGCAAGTGGTGGAGGACGGCGCGCGCCTGCGCGGTTACCTCGCTGAGGCCGAGTTGTGGCGCGTGCTGCCGGGGGCGACTGGGCGGTTTATCGCCGATGACCCAATGCACGCTGCAATTACGGTGGAGTTGACCGACATTGATGCCAACGGCGTGGTGTACCTGGATCAGGAGGCATTGGCTTCCGATCACCATGGGCCGATTGCCGTGCGTCGCGATGAAAACAGACGCCCGGAACCGGTACAGGCGCAATACGGTGCGCGATTTAAAAGTGTGCAGCCGATCCCCACGCCCCACCAGCCGCTGCGCGGTGTGGTGGTGCTGCAAGGGCGCAGTGAGTCGGTGCTGGGCTCAGCCTGGCGCCGGGCGGCAGCGTTAGGGGTCAGGGAAAGCGGTTTTTGACAGGAGTGACACACGATGCTGAACAAGGAGGGCGCGTTGGCGCAGGGTTTGGTAGTGCGCCCGTCGCACACGCGCGACGGGCCGTTTTTACAGGGGCTATACCGCTCGGCGCGGGCTGATCTGCAATGGATCGACGGCGAGCAGGCGCTGGTGGAAGAGGTGATTGCCCAGCAATTTCAGGTCCAGGAAAAGGGCATGGACGAGCATTTTCCCGGCGCGCTGCATTACGTGGTCGAGAAGCTCGGTACGCCGATCGGCGCACTGAGTGCCGACTTTGGGGCGAATGAAATCCGCGTGTTGTACCTGGCGTTTATCCCCGCCGCCCGTGGCCAGGGTTTTGGTCGCGCGGTGTTGCAGGGGGTGCAGCAGGCCGCGGCCCAGGTGTGTTGCCCGGTGGCCACGGTGGTGTGGGCGAGCAACCCCCAAGCGCGCCAGCATTACCTGGCGCTGGGGTTTCGGGTGGAGGAAGCGACACCCGCCGCGCAGCGGCTGGTGTGGTACCCGTCTCAGTTGAACACGATGCAGAAATAGCCGCGTTCGGCGTCTCGGCCCATGGCGGGCTCGCGGGACACGAACACCGGGTCCAGGTTCGTCTCCGGCAGTGGCAGATGGCATAAACCGTCAACGAAATCCGTGGGTCCAAGGCTGTTGAGCAGCACGCTGAAGGCCCCGCGCGCACTGCCCGGCAACGTGGCCCGGGGCGCTTCGCGCACGCTCTGGACCTGAATCGGCAGCGCCGAGCCATCCGGCAGATAAAGCACACTGTTATGCCCCAGCAACGGGCGAAAGTGTTCAGGGGTGATCAGGTTCAACATAAGGCGACTCCGTGTCGGAACGGCCGAGGCTTGTAAACCTCGGCCAAGGGATGGCATCAGTCGCGTGTTGGGAAGAGCCCGTTGAGGGCGATGCTGAAGTTGATCACCAGGAACGGGTTCATGGTGCCCATGGGCTGGCCTTGGCCGGCGGGGTCAATTGTGCCGGTCACGGTGGTGCTCACACCGTTGAGCGGCACCGGGCTGGCGCCCTGTTGGTCCGAGTAAATGGTGGCACTGCCTGGCCCGGTGCCGGACGCGCCAATGAACGAGTTGGTGGTGGTTGGCGCGTTGGCAGGATTGCTGGCAGCATTCGCCAGTTGCACCGAGGTGCTGGCCTTGAGCGCTGTGGTGCCATGAGTGTGGGCGGGCAGGTTGGCCAGTGTGGCAGTGACGCTTTCGGTGCCGGAGACTTGGCCAATAACCCGCGGCGTCAAGCCAGCGCCGGCACCCTGGCCGACCGGCAGGCGACCTTGCAGGTTGGGCAGCATGAAATTTGTTGTGCCGGTGCCGCCGTAGGTGGTGCCGATCAGGGCGAACAGCGCCTGGTATTGGCTGAGGGGCAGGGTTTGACCGGCGCACAAGGCCCAGTCTCGGGGGGCGAAATTAAACGCGAAGGGCTGGATAGTGCCGATGAATACTTCCATGGATCGTTCATCCTTGTAGAGGCTCTATAGGGTGTGACGCCACTCGAGTGGGCGTCATCGCAGAGCGTAGACGCAGGATTGACGTACTGCCCGAGCCTTGCGAAACAGCAAGCGCAGGCGGCCCGTTTAACCTAGAGTGGCGCGAGTTTGCGCATGTACGGTTGTTGAGGAATTTGAGGTGCGACGGTCTGTGGTAGAGCAAAACGAAAAGGCTCACGTCGTTGCCCCGTTCAACGGCGCCTGGGCGGGGGCTGGCTGGCTCAGCCGGTTGTGGTGGCTGCCGATCCTGGGGCTGGCCATGGCCCTGCGATTCTATGGCCTGACCGCTGCGGCGATCTGGGGCGACGAAGGCTCCAGCCTGCTGCTCAGCGAATACGCCTTGGACGACTTGTGGTTTCACGCCGCCCATGATGTGCACCCGCCGCTGTATTTTTTCATGCTGCGCGGCTGGATCGAGCTGTTTGGCGACGGGATCTGGTCGATTCGCGGAATGAGCGCGACCCCAGGCGTGGTGGTCGTTGGCCTGGGGATCTGGCTCACCCGCCAGCTGTCGACCCAGCGCGCGGCGGTGTTGGCCGGCGTGTTGCTGGCGCTGCTGCCCACAGCGGTGCGCTACAGCCAGGAAGTGCGCATGTATGCCCTGCTGGGGGTGTGGCTGCTGGGCGCCACGCTGGCGCTGGTGTACTGGGTGCGTCAACCGGCTCGCATGCGCTATCTGGCCACCTATGTGCTGCTGATGTGCGCGGGTTTCTACACCCACTATTTCACTGCGCTGTGCGTGCTGGTGCACTGGGCCTGGCTGGCTG encodes the following:
- a CDS encoding efflux RND transporter periplasmic adaptor subunit, translated to MNAPLPGNTERVFAQFLELERQTRAARSTEQLAYSLVNDGQPLFGYRHAALIIAGKVQAVTAVSSVDPSAPFVAFVEQAVAQLHKQALGQTARVVPADLLSAQVQADWQSLSAGHVFWLPLIGPQGRVFGGVWLARDTPWNPAEQVLLAQLGDTYSHAWLALQPRQPWRLRLTRKRRALIVVALLLLLSIPVRQSVLAPAEVVPLAGQVVAAPLDGVIAEFLVKPNQPVKRGDLLLRFESTTLTAQADVAARALGVAEAELKANAQRAFADAESSSRIDLLAARVEQKRAERDYARELLKRSEVRAERDGIAVFADAERWLGKPVQTGERLLQIADPGQAELRIELAVGDAIALAPNAQVALFLDSDPLHRHLATLQRAAYEAQPTPGGQLAYRLDALFDDAPPRIGLRGTAKIFGERAPLALYLLRRPLAGLRQSVGL
- a CDS encoding biotin/lipoyl-binding protein → MNLPKLREDLQLSSAGAALDGSPRWTLADPVRGRYFKLGATAIRLLRHWSLGDAQKVLQAANCEPGLPLGGREVDELLSFLRAHDLIAALDPEQRASYLYKAAARKQSLWQVLLHQYLFFRIPLWRPDAFLNRAWPWLARFGPGLLRYGLPIVLGLGGFLVARDWQRFLATFPHLFSLGGALAFGVALFFAKLCHEFGHAFMAKRAGCRVQSMGVAFMVLLPMFYTDVSDAWRVNDRRSRLMIGAGGVMAELLLACVALLAWSLLPDGPARTAAFMLASATWLTTLAINLNPFMRFDGYFLISDLWGVDNLQGRAFALCRWRLRELLFGYGEPAPEPWSLTMQRRLLWWGYLAWLWRAALFLGIALAVYHLFFKLLGIFLMLVELVWFIFLPVFKEWREWWSRRSQAHAPRVVVTGLGLLLIVLALVVPWRSAVELPTMLEAGRASALHAPVAARVKALHVVDGQVVSQGQVLIELESADLDARQSIVRREVEILQLQMRRQAGRSETAADAGINDQRLSQALAEYRGLAAQRERLLLRAPHAGTVRDVLPQLSTGRWLSPKDALAQVVEDGARLRGYLAEAELWRVLPGATGRFIADDPMHAAITVELTDIDANGVVYLDQEALASDHHGPIAVRRDENRRPEPVQAQYGARFKSVQPIPTPHQPLRGVVVLQGRSESVLGSAWRRAAALGVRESGF
- a CDS encoding efflux RND transporter periplasmic adaptor subunit; this translates as MKLLHGWLLSVCCLMGAVPTVMADDPLLDQPATTAASTGSEARGVLRARDQAMLASELSGRIVDLPFSEGESFKKGDTLARFDCSAYQAQLNAASAASRGAGEELAHNKQLAALNSVGRFEVARAQAKLTETQAQSQVYQVQVKRCSVLAPYDGQVVQRKVQRYESVSAGSPLLEIVDNRSLEIHLLVPSRWMGKLKPGQAFTFTPDETGQAFNATVKRLGARIDEGSQTLLLVATVSNASGLMSGMSGTAHFAQLQ
- a CDS encoding GNAT family N-acetyltransferase, which encodes MLNKEGALAQGLVVRPSHTRDGPFLQGLYRSARADLQWIDGEQALVEEVIAQQFQVQEKGMDEHFPGALHYVVEKLGTPIGALSADFGANEIRVLYLAFIPAARGQGFGRAVLQGVQQAAAQVCCPVATVVWASNPQARQHYLALGFRVEEATPAAQRLVWYPSQLNTMQK
- a CDS encoding phage tail protein, producing MEVFIGTIQPFAFNFAPRDWALCAGQTLPLSQYQALFALIGTTYGGTGTTNFMLPNLQGRLPVGQGAGAGLTPRVIGQVSGTESVTATLANLPAHTHGTTALKASTSVQLANAASNPANAPTTTNSFIGASGTGPGSATIYSDQQGASPVPLNGVSTTVTGTIDPAGQGQPMGTMNPFLVINFSIALNGLFPTRD